The DNA region AGAGGGTTATCGTGGATAAATTCAATATCTTACTAGCAGCTTCTGAAGTGGTGCCTTTTGCTAAGAGCGGCGGTCTGGCAGATGTCTCCGGAGCACTTCCAAAAGCACTTCGTGCTTTTGGACATGATGTCCGTGTGGTAATGCCCCGCTACTATATTGTAGACAAGGAAAAGTATGGTTTGAAAGCACTTGAAGGTTCCTTAGGGGTTCCAATGGGAAGTATGGCTGAAGCATGGGCAACTGTATATGAGGGTGTCTTGCCGGGAAGTGATGTACCTATTTACTTCATAGAGCATGAAGGGTTTTTCGGAAGAAAAGGGTTGTATGATGAAGATGGCAGAGGCTATGATGACAATGACAATCGCTTCATTTTCTTCTCCAAGGCAGTCATGCAGTTAGCCAAAAAGCTGCATCTCAAACCAGATGTTATCCATGTCAATGACTGGCATACGGCAGCCATACCTGTCTTGCTCAACACTACGTATGCTTTTGATCCTGATTTTCAATACACAGGCTCGCTTTTGACCATCCATAATATGCAGCACCAGGGTAAATTTTATAAAGGTGGGATGGATGTGTTGGGTGTAGGATGGGAGCACTTTAATGCAGATGAACTTGAAGAGTTTGACGGCATCAATCTGCTCAAAGGCGGTATCGTACATGCAGATGCCATCAATGCGGTGAGTCAGAAATATGCGCAGGAGATACGTACACCTGAGTTTGGATGGGGATTGGACAGGCTTATTGATGCAAAGGCGTATAAACTCTACGGTATCCTGAACGGGATAGATTATGAAGAGTGGAGCCCGGCAGTAGATAGCTTCATCCCTGCAACCTTTGATCTTGATGATCTATCGGGGAAAGCACTCTGTAAATCAGCATTGCAAAAAGAGTTCGATCTTCCACAGAGAGACGAAGTACCGCTCATAGGTCTGGTTGGCCGTCTAGTGGAACAAAAAGGCATCACCTTGCTCAGTGCTGCTATGGATGAATTAATGAAACTGGACATTCAGATCGTACTCTTGGGTACCGGAGAGAAGTGGGCAGAGAACTTTTTCTCGGAATGTACCGCCAAATATCCTGAAAAGTTCGCCTGTTATATCGGATACCGCAATGATATCGCCCATAAAATAGAAGCAGGCAGTGATATGTTCCTTATGCCTTCACTTTTTGAACCTTGTGGACTTAATCAGATCTACAGTTTGCGTTATGGGACCCTGCCTATTGTACATGCGACCGGAGGGCTGGATGATACCATAGAGAATTATGACAGTGTGCATGAAAGCGGCACAGGATTTAAGTTTTACAATGCAACACCCGAGGCACTGATAGGGACTGTACAATGGGCAGTCAATACCTGGTATCAGGATAGATCGGGATTTGAAAAACTCCAGCATAATGCCATGCTAAAGCGTTTTAACTGGGAAGAAGCGGCACAGGGTTATGAAGACCTCTATCGTCATATCATGCAGGGTCGCCTTAAAAACAAGGAGCACAAATGACACATGCTATGCATTACAATGTCTCAAGATTGAGTGATCTTGATATCTATCTCTTCAAAGAGGGGAACCATACGAAACTCTATGAAAAATTCGGTGCGCATAAAATGCATCACGAAGGTGTGGATGGCATACACTTTGCTGTGTGGGCACCCAATGCACAGAGTGTAAGTGTACGTGGTGACTTTAATGACTATGCCACAGAGTCACATCCTCTTAAACTGCGGGAAGATGACTCTGGCATATGGGAGGGGTTTATTGAAGGTGTGGAAGAGGGCTTGACCTATAAGTACCACATCGTCTCGAAGTTTCATCATATTGTTCATGACAAGAGCGATCCTTTTGCTTTTTTCTCTGAGAAACCTTCCAAATCGGCTTCCTGTATATGGAGTGTGGATGGGTATGACTGGCAGGATGATACGTGGATGAAGACACGCCATAAAGTCAATGCATATGATGCACCGGTCGCTGTGTATGAAATGCATCTTGGTTCATGGAAGCGGAAAGTAGAAGAGGGGAATCGCTATCTCAGCTACAGGGAACTGGCTGTAGAACTTCTGGCGTATCTCAAACAGATGCACTATACCCATGTGGAGTTCATGCCTTTGACAGAGTATCCCTATTTTGGTTCATGGGGGTATCAGGTGACAGGTTATTTTTCCGCTACGGCACGTTTTGGTGAGCCTCATGACCTGATGTATCTTATCGATGTGCTGCATCAGAACGGATTTGGTGTCATTATGGACTGGGTACCTTCGCATTTTGCTGTAGATATGCACGGACTTGTCAATTTTGACGGTACGGCACTCTATGAACATGAAGACCCGCAAAAGGGTTTTCACCCTGAATGGGGAAGTTATATCTTTAACTATGGACGTAACGAGGTAAAGTCATTTCTCATCTCATCAGCGATGTTCTGGCTGGACAAATACCACATTGACGGTATACGCGTGGATGCGGTGGCTTCCATGCTCTATCTGAACTATGCGAGAAAAGAGGGGGAGTGGACACCCAATGTCAACGGGGGAAATGAAAACCTTGAAGCGGTTGCCTTTTTACGTAAACTTAATGAGAGTCTTTATGGTGAATTCTCTGATATTATGATGATCGCTGAAGAGTCCACGGCATGGCCAATGGTCACACGGCCTACGAGTATCGGCGGTCTTGGGTTCGGGTTTAAATGGAATATGGGTTGGATGCATGATACGCTGAAGTACATGAGTTTTGATCCCATACATCGTCAGCATCATCACCATCAGCTCACTTTCAGCCTATGGTATGCGTTTGATGAGCATTTTATGTTGCCTTTGAGTCACGATGAAGTGGTACATATGAAAGGTTCCCTGATCAACAAGATGCCTGGTAACACCAATCAAAAATTCGCCAACCTGCGTGCCATGTATGCCTATATGATGGCACATCCGGGTAAAAAACTTCTTTTTATGGGAGGGGATATCGCCCAGTACAGTGAGTGGAATTTCGAAGAGAGCATCGATTGGCATCTTCTTGATGATCCCTATCATGCCAGACTGCAAAAGATGCTGAGTGATCTTAATCTGATCTATCGTAATGAGCGTGCGTTGTACCAGCACGATGAAAAGCATATTGGGTTTGAGTGGATAGACGATGGCGACTATCAGCATAACTGCATCAGTTTCATGCGTAAGAGTGATCTCCCTGATGAGACGGTGTATATCGTGTGCAATTTTGCAGATGAGACATGGGAAAACTATAAAATAGGTGTACCCTGTGAAGGTGAGTATGTTGAGATCTTTAATTCCCAGTCAAGTTGTTATGAGGGGTGGAATATCGGTAATACAGAAGCGATTACATCGATCAAAGAAACAATGCACGGACGTGAATATTCGATCACACTGACACTGCCGCCTTTGGGAGTGATCTATCTGAAAAAAGTATAAAGAAGATCTAGTGCCTCCTAGAGGCACTTAAAACAGTTTACTGACCATGGCCTGTGCTTCTTGCTGTATCAGTTTGAGATGCGCTTCATCGATGAAACTCTCGGCATAGATCTTGTAGATCGGTTCGGTTCCTGACGGACGCAGTGCGAACCATCCGTTCTTTGCTACGACTTTCAGACCGCCTATGGCAGCACCGTTACCCGGTGCATTGGTCAATATCGCTTCGATCGGCTCACCGGCAAGTACTTCTTCCTTTACATCATCCGGAGAGAGTTTTTTAAGGATACTTCGCTGCTGCTCATCTGCAGGTGCATCGATACGGGCGTAGATGGGAGCCCCGAACTTTTGGGTCAACTCTTGATAATGCACACCGGGGTCCTTCCCTGTCACGGCCAAGATCTCTGCGGCCAGAAGCGTCATGATGATACCATCCTTGTCGGTACTCCACACCGAACCGTCTTTACGTAAGAAGCTGGCACCCGCACTCTCTTCTCCACCGAAGAAGATAGAACCGTTGATCAGACCATCTACGAACCACTTAAATCCGACTGGTACTTCGATCACATCTTTTTGCAGGTCATTGGCGACACGGTCGATCATAGAGCTGCTTACGAGTGTTTTCCCTATACCCAGACCACTGTTCCACTCCAGGCGGTTTTGTGTCAGGTAGTTGATGGCGACACTGAGGTAGTGATTGGGGTTCATGAGACCGACACTTTTTGTGACAATACCGTGACGGTCAAAATCCGTATCGTTCCCAAAGGCAATGTCATACTTCTCTTTAAGCGCAACCAGTCCTGCCATAGCATAAGGGGAAGAACAATCCATACGTATCTTGCCATCCTTGTCGCAGTGCATAAAGGAGAATGTAGAGTCCAGCGTATCGTGAAACACTTCCATGTTGAGTCCGTAACGCGCTTTGATCGCTGCATAGTATGCCACACCAGAACCACCCATGGCATCTGCCCCAATGAGAATACCTGAAGCAGCAATGGTATCCATATCTATCACATTTTCAAGATCCTCTACATAAGGGGTCACATAGTCGTAGTGGGTGAGATTTTGTGCTTTTAACGCCTCTTCAAGGGGGATTTTTTTGACATCTTTCAGGTCATTTTCCAGAATTTCATTGGCTCTTGTTTCGATCCAGTCTGTGACATCGGTATCTGCGGGTCCGCCATGGGGAGGATTGTACTTAAAACCTCCGTCTGACGGCGGGTTGTGTGAAGGAGTGATCACGATACCGTCACAGAGCGGTCCGCCTTTTGCATTGTGTGTCAAAATAGCATGGGATATGACAGGTGTGGGTGTATAGCCGAAATCTTTGGCGATATAGAGATCGACCTCATTGGCTGCCAAGACTTCAATGGCAGTGAGCTGTGCCGGATAAGAGAGTGCATGGGTATCCATACCCATAAAGAGTCTCCCCTCTATACCTTCTTTTTTACGGTAGTCACAGACGGCTTGTGTTACAGCAAGGATATGCATCTCGTTAAAGCTTTTACGCAGTGAAGAACCACGGTGCCCAGAGGTTCCGAAGCTGATACACTGGGCTCTGTCTTTTGTATCGGGAATCTTAGTATAGTAATCACTGATGAGTTCAGGAACATTTACAAGA from Sulfurovum xiamenensis includes:
- the glgB gene encoding 1,4-alpha-glucan branching protein GlgB, with amino-acid sequence MTHAMHYNVSRLSDLDIYLFKEGNHTKLYEKFGAHKMHHEGVDGIHFAVWAPNAQSVSVRGDFNDYATESHPLKLREDDSGIWEGFIEGVEEGLTYKYHIVSKFHHIVHDKSDPFAFFSEKPSKSASCIWSVDGYDWQDDTWMKTRHKVNAYDAPVAVYEMHLGSWKRKVEEGNRYLSYRELAVELLAYLKQMHYTHVEFMPLTEYPYFGSWGYQVTGYFSATARFGEPHDLMYLIDVLHQNGFGVIMDWVPSHFAVDMHGLVNFDGTALYEHEDPQKGFHPEWGSYIFNYGRNEVKSFLISSAMFWLDKYHIDGIRVDAVASMLYLNYARKEGEWTPNVNGGNENLEAVAFLRKLNESLYGEFSDIMMIAEESTAWPMVTRPTSIGGLGFGFKWNMGWMHDTLKYMSFDPIHRQHHHHQLTFSLWYAFDEHFMLPLSHDEVVHMKGSLINKMPGNTNQKFANLRAMYAYMMAHPGKKLLFMGGDIAQYSEWNFEESIDWHLLDDPYHARLQKMLSDLNLIYRNERALYQHDEKHIGFEWIDDGDYQHNCISFMRKSDLPDETVYIVCNFADETWENYKIGVPCEGEYVEIFNSQSSCYEGWNIGNTEAITSIKETMHGREYSITLTLPPLGVIYLKKV
- the pgm gene encoding phosphoglucomutase (alpha-D-glucose-1,6-bisphosphate-dependent), with the translated sequence MSLHAYAGKLAPKSILVNVPELISDYYTKIPDTKDRAQCISFGTSGHRGSSLRKSFNEMHILAVTQAVCDYRKKEGIEGRLFMGMDTHALSYPAQLTAIEVLAANEVDLYIAKDFGYTPTPVISHAILTHNAKGGPLCDGIVITPSHNPPSDGGFKYNPPHGGPADTDVTDWIETRANEILENDLKDVKKIPLEEALKAQNLTHYDYVTPYVEDLENVIDMDTIAASGILIGADAMGGSGVAYYAAIKARYGLNMEVFHDTLDSTFSFMHCDKDGKIRMDCSSPYAMAGLVALKEKYDIAFGNDTDFDRHGIVTKSVGLMNPNHYLSVAINYLTQNRLEWNSGLGIGKTLVSSSMIDRVANDLQKDVIEVPVGFKWFVDGLINGSIFFGGEESAGASFLRKDGSVWSTDKDGIIMTLLAAEILAVTGKDPGVHYQELTQKFGAPIYARIDAPADEQQRSILKKLSPDDVKEEVLAGEPIEAILTNAPGNGAAIGGLKVVAKNGWFALRPSGTEPIYKIYAESFIDEAHLKLIQQEAQAMVSKLF
- the glgA gene encoding glycogen synthase GlgA, whose product is MDKFNILLAASEVVPFAKSGGLADVSGALPKALRAFGHDVRVVMPRYYIVDKEKYGLKALEGSLGVPMGSMAEAWATVYEGVLPGSDVPIYFIEHEGFFGRKGLYDEDGRGYDDNDNRFIFFSKAVMQLAKKLHLKPDVIHVNDWHTAAIPVLLNTTYAFDPDFQYTGSLLTIHNMQHQGKFYKGGMDVLGVGWEHFNADELEEFDGINLLKGGIVHADAINAVSQKYAQEIRTPEFGWGLDRLIDAKAYKLYGILNGIDYEEWSPAVDSFIPATFDLDDLSGKALCKSALQKEFDLPQRDEVPLIGLVGRLVEQKGITLLSAAMDELMKLDIQIVLLGTGEKWAENFFSECTAKYPEKFACYIGYRNDIAHKIEAGSDMFLMPSLFEPCGLNQIYSLRYGTLPIVHATGGLDDTIENYDSVHESGTGFKFYNATPEALIGTVQWAVNTWYQDRSGFEKLQHNAMLKRFNWEEAAQGYEDLYRHIMQGRLKNKEHK